CGATCCCCATAACGCAGCCGTTACAAACGCAATAATATCCTTAGCAAAAAGTCTGGAATTAAAGATCACTGCTGAAGGTGTAGAAACGCAAGATCAGTTTGAATACATTAAATCCCAAGGGTGTAATGAAATTCAAGGCTACTACTTTAGCCGGCCTATTCCTGCCGATGCCCTGGCTACACTTTTGCAGACAGGTGTAACCGGCCACGAATCGCTGTCCTAGCGAGCCGGCTGAAACTTGAATGAGAGCTTAAATTGCCATGAAAAAAAAATGAGCCGGCTACTTCGCCATAGCCGGCCCGCGTTAAACTGCATTTTGTTGTGATTAATATCTTGTTGTTGTTGAGGAAGTGGCAGCAGGATCGGGGTCGCGAAAACGAGTCGGTTCATCCTTGCGGAAGAGATTGGCTAAACCAATTAGACCCAATAAACCTAATGCACCCCAGTGATTGTTATCGCTTTCACTCTCTTCAAGGGGGGTTGTGTCAACGA
The Microcoleus sp. FACHB-672 DNA segment above includes these coding regions:
- a CDS encoding WGxxGxxG family protein, with the protein product MKRSDLSKVAGAGVLALSLAILPGMMPASAQNNTAPAGTNGTNNDPNRTVVDTTPLEESESDNNHWGALGLLGLIGLANLFRKDEPTRFRDPDPAATSSTTTRY